In Oncorhynchus masou masou isolate Uvic2021 chromosome 31, UVic_Omas_1.1, whole genome shotgun sequence, the sequence AATGatgtgccctttaatatagaccacatggaatattcaataaatatgattttcaatatgaataaagacttgctaaagtgcCCAAATTCAGCATTTTGATTTGTACCTCTGTGCATTCTCTGTGACTTTTAGGAAGATTTTAACCCCCTTAACCCCAACATTTTCCATTTTGGGGGGGCTTTGACAAAGTAATTTCTGAAGATTAtaatttatttcatgtgattagtcTTTCATTTTCTGGGGTTGTGGTTAAACCTAGCAGGTTGAGCATAACACATCAACCCAAAGATAGACAGGCTAAAAAAATtgtaacaataaacaataaatcaataaaacatGTACGtttgcattcaattgcccctcTGTTGCACATAACAAgattccattccccctgtcacaaggggatttatggctgatttaagatgaagtTGTCAACTCTGTTAAGTCAACCCGGTTACTTTATTTTtcacttaataggcacttactatagtaaTTTGTTTACTCTTGATATGGGAATACGTGTCATTTATCAAGTtcaacatgtgctctttatgacagaatataacattttggtgaaataaatgttttttttttctcaccaAGTTACAATACTCAAAAGGCACCTAATTAGTGGAACGACCCACGTGTTCCAACTTGCAGTTTCGGTGCGATGCAGCACTGAGTCCACTGAGGGGCGACTAATAGTTAACGTTCTGAATGTCAGAAACCACTATTATTATTTCTTACCAtcatcatactgtatagaataTGAACTACAAATATATAATTACAATCTATTCAAGATAATAGGATACATAGATTTGTACATGTTGGCATATGCTATAAACCAATGGACATATAGCAACAATATAAGAATCCTTCATCATCGATAGGCATGTAGTCAACAGTAAACTTTCATGGAGTAGCCCTAGTTAACCTTTATTCTGTCTGTGAGGTGAGATTTCGTAATAGATTGATTGGATAAGATCCACTAACAGCTTGTAAACACTGATCCTGTGACTACGATAAAATTAGACACGGTGGAACTAGGATTGCTTGGTACAGGTGATGAAAGTTCCAGATATTATGAGTTCACTACTGAAATCCGGGCACATTCTAGAAGATAGATGACTTGTCTTTCAGAAAAAAATGGCAGTGGAGTAGATATCCCAAGAAAATTTAATTTACTCTGGTTTAACTGGATGTGGACGCATCTTGatataagcatttcgctgcacctgtaataacatctgcaaaatgtgGTGGTCGCTACAAGtacaattttatttgatgtaTTGTATAATCAAGATGCGTCCAGACATTGTTGCATTTGATTTACCACGAGGGAGGTCAGGTGCTATGGTAACAAAGATGGACGTTAACAATTTACCCCTCTGCAAGCTCCTCTGACTACAACAATTGCATTTTTGCCATAAAAAAAGTTTTGTGTAAAAAAATTTAATGGAACAATGTATATAAAATCAAACACACTTTCATAGAGATGCTCACAGTGATCTTGGATATAGGCCTACTATATTCTGATAGGCTCAGACAACCCCAGTATGAGGAAATACGCAGCAATAGAAAAACTAAGGAAATTCCATGGCACTCGTAAACAAACTGATACTTAGCGAGGGAGGTTGGGGATTCTCTGAAAGAGCCCACGTGGCTCCCGAATTACGTTGGCGTAAACAGCCAATTATTGAAAAGAGTGGAGATTCTAAGTACACCAATGAACCAATCAGGGAAGTAGTGGCTGAGGAACGCCACGCCTAGCATGAGCGTGGATATAACCCTTGAGTTTTGCACTGTTGTATCAGAAACAACTGAGCCACAGTCAGAGCTATTAGAAGGATTTTGCAATTCAACAGCGAGCGAGTTTACACTGAAACACTGCAAGGGAACCTATACCGTATTGGATTACTGATTTGCCAAGGACGCTCTGTAAACCTTGATTCGGGAATATACTCATTGGAGATTATCCTTGTGGATTATACAATTAACGAATTTCAATATGACTCTGGAAGAACTGGGATGCAATATCACTGAGAAAAAGTAAGTTATTGCACATTTGTCGCGCAGAATAGCCCACAGCTTGCTGTATGCATAGTGTGTGCATTGACAATCGGCTAGATGGTTTGGCAGTGGAACGTGAAATATAGCCTCAGCACTGAATAGTGCCCAGTTCATCAGTTTAAAGTAGCCTACTCGCAATTGTGGTGCATGACTAACAGAATGTATTTTTCTTGAAGGATGGAGACCGTGAGTCAAGCACTAGAAGAGCTGCTGGTGGCAGCGCAGCAACAAGACTGCCTGACTTTGGGAGTCTACGAGTCTGCAAAACTGATGAATGTGTAAGTGTAATTGTAAATTCTATCATATTATTGCCTATTTCGTAATATGGGTCAATGCAACCTAGCTGCAACCATGGTGCGCTATTTATCTATATTTGCTAAATGGAAAATATAATTAATGTGCTATTCTTTCTTTCTGCAGTGATCCTGATAGTGTAGTCTTGTGTGTTCTGGCGACGGATGAGGAAGACGAGGATGACATCGCACTGCAGATTCACTTCACGCTCATCCAAGCCTTCTGCTGCGACAATGATATCAACATACTGAGAGTCTCCGGCATCAGGCGCCTCGCTCAGGTTCTCGGCGAGCCAAGCACCGTTGACAGCAACGGCAACGAGCCCAAAGATCTGCACTGCATCCTTGTCACTGTAAGTACAGCCTGCTGTCTTCTTATTTTGATTACATTGAACGCGCAATAGGCCTCGAGCATAGTTATTAATCTTGTGCTTATTGTTAAGATTGAATACATCAAAATAATCGAAATTCCCTAATGTCATCATGATTTTCTCATTGAAGACATACCTAACGATATCTCCCACTTTTTGTCTACAGAACACCCAGTGCCAATCTCTGAAATGCCAAGCGTTACAAGACGTGGGCAACTACTGCGAGGAGAGCCGCTGCAAGAACCAGTGGGTGCCTTATCTGGCCCTGCAGGAGCGCTGAACTAACGACCCTCGCTGAGAAACGTGAAAGTAAACAAGTCGTGAAACTAAACAAGTGGTCATTCTTCAAGAATGAGAAAGGCATTCAAGGGGCATTATCGATAGGCCTGTGTCTGCCTACCCCTTGCCGCTACCCAGTGACGGAGCTGGGAATGCGCATGTTCCAAGGGACAATGCACATGCATCCATAACGCATCGGACCCCAGTTCTCATCCTCTGCGGAAAGGAAAAGTATCCGCTGGAGTGGGGAGTAAAGACGAACTGTAGAGAAGACTCACTGCTGTTTGCCCAGCCATTTTGGAGCAACCGTGGGCGGCAGCATAGCGTGGGAACTGAGTTGCAGTTTCGTTTATGCAGAGGAGGGACAAAGCAACATAATCACTGAGAATACAGACTTGAAACTGGGTTTAACCCTATGCTATCCGACGTGGAAGTCGGGTTATTTATGATGAAATGCAATGTGAATGACTTCAGTGCTCTACTGTTGGATGTTATGAGCATTGAAGAAGTGTCTTCAGAGCAACAATGCATATGGATTGTTATTGTGTGAAATATATCGATCAGGTATTCTGGCTACACTCATAGCCCAATGTCTGTCAGTTAAGAGGGTCAAAACTTTGCCACAATGTATTTGACATTGACACATCAAACTAATGTATTGTTATTATTTAAATTGAACTGAGTAATATATGACAGTGAACTAACTGCATTGCTGAATTTAATGTTAAACCTATTTGAATAAATTATTGAACTGAACGTTTTAATTCTCTGAGTGCTTTATCTTGTGGGAAAGGGGGGTgcaatactgtacagtaggaccTAACCTAGGACTACTGTACAGTAGGACCTAACCTAGGACTACTGTACAGTAGGACCTAACCTAGGACTACTGTACAGTATTGTACATTCTGGACTTCACTCCAGCTGTGAATCAATCAGACAATAATtagtaggcctatacataacaatACATTATTTTATATTCACCTGTGTCCTGTCTGAAATTCAGACTTGGAAACAACAACACTTCTTAAAACAGTTGAAATGCTGTACTTAGATGTTATACCATTTAATCTAGGCCATAAATAAATAATATGTAACCTATATACTGTTCCTACAAGGATGGAGTTTGAATTGACACCCATCCTAATGTATATGAACTATGTTATAACTAATGTTATAACTAACTAATGTCTTGCTATTGCTCACCAAAATGTTTGCTTCACAACACCATTATTACATGCAATCTTACACTTTCATGCACATTGTTGAGATTTACTGTTTATTTCAGGCCAGACAGTAGCTTTCTGATGCTGTGATGCGTCCACAGTAGCCTACAGTTTGATATCCAGAAAGCATTCATCATGCACAGATGGCTGAAAGCATCTGATGTCTAAGTCCCTAATCGGCCTATATGTAAAGAATGGGTCCCTTCAACTGAACCATAGTTGAATAGTTTCTTGTGCAGTTCATATAAAAAGTCAGGTCAAATTCCAGTTAGGGGTTTTTGTTGTGTAAAAAGATAAATATGGACTAACCAAATGGGCTGAGACAAGGCAGTACTGTAGTTTCAACTGGATTTTCTCTCACGATAGTTCCTCAAGGAGGAACTAACTGATGAAAGCCAGGATTGTGACATAGCTCATGGCATATCCTCCTTCCTTATATTGTTGGCTGAATTTAACCTCTTTCAAAACCACTTGTGCAAACCAACAGTGTGTATATGCGTGTGGGTTTACAGGTAGTTGAGGGTGCAGCCACGTCTCCTGGCTTACTGGTAACTACGTCACATCCTGGATGTGACATCCTTAACGTGGTGACCAGTACTGTTGTCACAACCCTGCCCCGGAGGGGACTGTGACTCCCTATAGGGCCAGTGACGTGGGACACTTGTTTGACTTGGCAGCTGTCCTGAACCATTCGTGTGCCTCAGAGAACAGCAAGAAATTATCACAGATGGCAGTTAACTTAATGTCTTTGAAAGCACACTTCTCTGACAAACACAGGATCCGCCATAAAGTGGGCCTGGATAGGACACCGGGAACAGACAGTTGGTTGATGTAGATAAGGCTTAGGGTTTGTGCCATCGCAGGTTGGGACATCAGAGACACAGGATGCCACTGGGTTAAGCACTCATTGGTTTGACTTGTATTGAGCTGTAGCCTAGTAATAATGTTGTAGTAGACAATTAGCGCCAAATATTCTCGCCAAATAATTGGACAGAGAGCTGCAATATAGACTAAGAAAAGCTGCAGAATGCAGAGGGGATTCATGGTCATAAGCAAATGcctctggggagggagaggaacaagCTAAACTGTACATCTGCAGTCCAAAACTACATTGTGAAGGCTATACTACGTGCCCTTTGTCCAAACAGTGAGCATAACCTAATGTCACTGCCACTGTAACACTACACCTGCAAGTTTCTATCAAGAGGAATGAGGCAGGGATGTCCTCTGCAGAGGAAAATAGACAgggggcaggcagggagagaaagTGAACCGTGAAAGTAGCCCTAGTAGTAAGTGTGCTGGATCATTGGTCACACACACTATAATTAGGTCACTATGGTAACCACAGGTCAGTGTCCAAGACTAAATAGGCCGTAAGCTGGTATGATAAGGCTTTAGAATAGCCTGTGTCATTCATCCCTGCAGCACGTTGCACATGTTGGGAGGCGTTACATGTAAGCAATGATACCATGACAAGGAGCCCTGGGTAGCACTGGGCTGGCTTTTGCCATAAACATTTACTCTCTATCAGCAGAGCATGTGATTTAGAGTTTAACATTGAATCCAGTGTGTTGCTCCAAGGTATGCATCATACTTGTGTACTGGCTCGTGGCTGTCCTGCAACCAGACAGACATCCAAACAAATGGCCCTTTGAGTCTTCCACATGAGGCaataacatgtgtgtgtgtgtgtttgtgtgtgtgtgtgttagagagagagagagagagagagcgatctaCATTTGAAATTGAATCACCCTTCTAGCTATTAAGATGTATTGGAATAAGAGAGGCAAGCACATGAGGCACCGTATAGCAGATATGCCTACTTCTGTAGACAGGTAAGACAGGGATTTTACACTACAAAGCAACCAAATTAGCTCAGATTGATCCTAAAATAGAGTTTCATGCATTCCTTAAATAGAATGTGTATTTTTAGTTGCAGAGCACATGACGAGTATAGAAGTGTTCATTCTCAGCATCATGCCCAGATCTGAGCCTATTTCAGCTCCACTTTAATGGAGGGGGATGGCCACATACTCATGGCCATGTACACCTACAACGTGAATCCGTAAAACCTGCGTCACATTGCCATAGAAACTGCAAAGGGTAGCCAGAAAATCGTTGCTGGCTCTCTATCGGTGTATCAAGACGTTTTCTTTTTAAAATAATGATCACAACCTGAACCAATCGCATTTGGCTACTGACGTGTATTCCACTACGTACGGGTATCCTCCGGATTCGTCATTGTCCATGTATGGGTGGATTTGAGACACTGGATGCTGCGTAACAGTCACACAGAGATGATGAGTCATAGCACAATTGAGAATTTCTGCCTCTGCTGCTTATGCATGCATGATGCTGAGAAATGTGTGTGggctttaaaaataaatgtgtgtgGGCTTTAGAAAAAACGAACTAATCAATAAATCACGACATATCCCTGAAGGAAAACGTTATTACAATACTGAATATTATTAGAAGTCACTCAGGACATGGAAATTTGCCATTATTTGCTCTAATTGAACATATTTGTTATTGTTGTTTTAATTACATATCATAACCACATCATCACTTTGAGAGAACGAGAATCACCCACGGTTTCCTCCCAGGTTGTCACGTCTTGCACCTCGTGCCTGGGATTGTCATGTCGAGATGGAATACCGCTTTTGTCAAATTGAGACAAAAGTGTATGTTTTAGCATTTTAGCTAGACCTGACttttttcctaaccttaacttgCTACGTTCATTTTCATAGCCTGCTGCGTACATTTTCCTAAACTTGCTACGAAATGTCAATATTGACAAAAGCTATATCCCTTCTAGACAACACCACCTGGAAGCAGCACCGCTGGAATGTAAAGAATGCGGGTGGAGTGGCGCGAAAAGTGCTCGCGGGTTTCTTTTTCAAACGTGCATTTGCATGGCCCAATATGGCGCTCTTTTCCAGCGCGAAGCATTGTAGGCAggcaaaagacacacacacacgcacacgcacacgcacacgcacacgcacacgcacacgcacacacacacacacacacacacacacacacacacacacacacacacacacacacacacacacacacactggagctaAGTAAAAGGGAATTTAAGATAAGAGCTTGATTTATAAAATGCAATAGAACAATTCAGTGAAGCAGCAGACTATATGATTTGGGATAATCATGTGTGTGCAAATGCCAAATCATGAAGGATCCCAATTAGGCCTACAAAAGCCATAATCTAATAGAGTAAACTGCAGAAATAATACTGCCTAATAAAATAATagaaatcaaagtttatttgtcgtGTTCACAGATTTGCAGATATTTTATcgcaagtgtagcaaaatgcttgtgtttctagctcctacagagcAGTTACACCTAACAATACAAACAATGCACACATAATCTAGATTTAAAACAAACAATAAgaagaaattaagaaatatcagaatgagcaatgtcagacaccggaatataaatatatatatacatataatggTGTGTaaagacagtatggacagtatgacTATAACATGGGTGTACAGCAGAATATATATAGGATGAGCTGtgattagaatacagtatatacatataaagtgggtTAAATAGtatgtgaacattattaaagtgacaagtgttcaatgactctatgtacataaggcagcagtctctaaggtgcagggtagactaccaggtggtagccggctagaacagtggctaaggttcagggcagggtactgggcgtaGGTTagctagtggtgactgtttaacagtctgatggcctggagatagaagctgtttctcagtccacaatcagctccttcgttttgttgaagTTGAGGGGAGGTGATTTTctagctagatacatagccgtctttgtatctaagacaattgtgtagcctagagcgattttctaggttagccagccagctattgtcgttcttttaagtaacggaacgcaatcaaccttgctagctagccagctagcccccgaatagcagcactgtagaaactattacactcgacggaacgacttgattagtgtagtgtcaacaacgcagccactgccagctagcctacaaagtcaacaacgcacccactgccagctagcctactccagca encodes:
- the LOC135524678 gene encoding growth arrest and DNA damage-inducible protein GADD45 beta-like — its product is MTLEELGCNITEKKMETVSQALEELLVAAQQQDCLTLGVYESAKLMNVDPDSVVLCVLATDEEDEDDIALQIHFTLIQAFCCDNDINILRVSGIRRLAQVLGEPSTVDSNGNEPKDLHCILVTNTQCQSLKCQALQDVGNYCEESRCKNQWVPYLALQER